From a region of the Lactuca sativa cultivar Salinas chromosome 4, Lsat_Salinas_v11, whole genome shotgun sequence genome:
- the LOC128133530 gene encoding uncharacterized protein LOC128133530 produces MSKRRNPEDGTRTVEPYGSKLRYRCGLTAPIQGNVIAANPETFDRVKRLAKKLYDHGNKKGAKTVEVEIKKEGERKKGRKNKRKGKQNSESSKKQQTVTVHAATQAITTPHAPTSSTPNAPKQYSGNLSKCNKCSIHHHGECREMNCTRCNRKGHTTKYCRAQLQQNQMPNDNNNNNNNKNNNTTNVGASYTCYGCGKTGHFMRNCPNAYNQGAGAAGRVLTIGQGEAV; encoded by the exons ATGTCCAAGAGGCGAAATCCAGAAGATGGAACAAGAACTGTGGAACCTTACGGTTCAAAACTCCGATATCGATGC GGATTGACTGCACCTATCCAAGGGAATGTCATTGCAGCAAACCCTGAGACGTTTGACAGAGTTAAGAGACTGGCCAAGAAACTGTATGATCATGGCAACAAGAAGGGTGCCAAAACAGTAGAAGTGGAAATTAAGAAAgaaggagagagaaagaaagggagAAAAAACAAGCGAAAAGGAAAACAAAACTCAGAATCAtctaagaaacaacaaacggTGACTGTTCATGCTGCAACACAAGCTAtcaccacaccacatgctccaaccTCATCCACGCCAAATGCTCCAAAGCAGTACTCAGGAAATCTCTCCAAATGTAACAAATGCAGTATCCACCATCATGGGGAATGCAGAGAGATGAATTGCACGAGGTGCAATCGGAAAGGCCATACAACAAAATATTGTAGGGCTCAGCTTCAACAAAACCAGATGCCCaatgacaacaacaacaacaataataataaaaataacaacaCCACCAATGTTGGGGCTAGTTATACCTGTTACGGATGTGGGAAAACCGGGCATTTCATGCGAAACTGTCCCAATGCATACAATCAAGGGGCAGGAGCAGCAGGGAGAGTGCTGACGATCGGTCAGGGAGAAGCAGTGTAG